The sequence below is a genomic window from Glandiceps talaboti chromosome 14, keGlaTala1.1, whole genome shotgun sequence.
TCCTAATACTGGTGTATGCATGGTTGCATCAAATAGCTagagtcagtgaacactaacatgaaacgggtGGCAGATATGTAGGTATTATAGGTATTAAAAAGATAACACCCGTTGACTTCATCATTTTATGTGTCTAATTCCGAGCACATGTAACCATGCAAATACAAGTATatcaaatctctctctctctctctctctctctctctctctctctctctctctctctctctctctctctctctctctctctctctctctctctctctctctctctctctctctctctctctcccctaaGCCTTTTGTGAAAGACTATTAATTCCAAATGTCAAGAATTATGCTGATTAATAAGTACTGTATTACCTGTTACATTTGCAGTCAGTAATACATTCATGCATCCAGCCTCAGACCACTGAcgtatttttagtggtctgagatccaGCCCATCCATCCGTTCCATTCCATTCGTctcgtccatccatccatccatccatccatccaaacaAACCATCGAGATTGAAAACTTACCCAGATCATCTGCtaatataaatacaatatttggttTTTTGTCACCCCTTTCATGATCCCAAATGGTCGAGTCTGTGCTATCACTATTGGCTGTCTTTTTGTCAACACGTACATTCGTGAAATAGACAAGTACAATCACAGCGATTAGAACACCAATGGTGATACGGAATTTCCTCATCATCGTTACCATTTACGAGGATACTCCCTATGCAGTCCACCTTATTATGCACTGGACCACTGCCACGCATATCATAACGGTACGCTGAATATCccacaattctctctgattTATATGCTCTTCCTATTCTGGCAATTCACCAGTGTACAAAGTTTTacgtaaatttgaaatttcaaaccGTAGAATTGTTACTGAAGAGTTtctgaatatataattattttttggtTGAAGGAGATTTTAATATTATGAAAACAGTCACCTTTCTAAGCATATTAAGCATGCAATTAGGATTGAATATTCATCACAAggatatttacaaattaaaaagaaacttgaaagtggccatatggatgaggattgggtatttattgtggggttttaatttataaaacaattttatcatcatggcttcctacttgagaaatcaatgtgaaacaacatagaccaagtctgtgttggtaactcaatacattacaaaaagctaaaatttGTGTAGcaaaattgttattgtacgtacaataacagagatttcacacatttattaatgttttataATTGGTTGAGTTACAAAGAAGGATTTTACATTAAAATTATGTtgcttcacattgatttctcaagtaggaggccatgataaaattggtttataaatccaaaatccaaaataactacccaATTCTcttccatatggccactttaagatctCGCTTTTTCTGCATGGGTAGAAAAAAAACCACATTAAAACTCTTTACACAGATCGACTACCCAAGTTGATGGTTACCTCCaaaacaatattgttcatagCTGTTAGGACATTTGTATTCAGAATTTacaacttaaagtggccatatggatgagaattgggtattaaAATGCCGCGCCGACATCCAAGGATACAAAAATCTTTAGAAAGTgtgggccatattttcactctCAGTACTCCACTGGTAGTCACCATTACTGCATTCTTTTTAATTTACAGATAAAACGAAGCAGAAACAATCCTCATGACAGTAGTTTAGTAGTCCGGTTATGActattatgtaacgttaaatactGCCATccttcaaatatttccctctatgcctcccatacAGTGACAGTAAGTCTTTAAACATCCACAAAgccatgcggactttgctccctatTAGATATATCTGTTTGCTTTCCGTGATGCCTAATTttgctgatgatgtcatgtcaaaagCCACATGGtctaaaaacataaataaatttcaatatgcAATTATTTGTCCATGTCGTTTGAATTTTGATAAGTTAATATAGTTTCAATCCCAGTCTGTAGTGTCTGTAGTACCTGGCAGGCCATGgtcttgttttttgttttaatcaATATTCAAGTCTActtaatgtctggtttgtttgGCCGTACATTCCAGGTTTTTtactatgatatcacaaatatagaccagttacggAAAGTAGTCAGTGTCAACAAAATACTGTAACACGGACATTTCTTGTAGTTTAGGGACAttggtgcttggattattttacagTTCACGTTACCTAGGCAGTACTATAGGAAGTAGTACACGTGTGTTTTATCGAAGAGGAATATGCTGAAACAGTTCTTATTTGAGCAGGAAAACTGTTCTCCATATgggttacatgtaccatatatacGTAAAAACGCATCAGTAacatttgttgtgattttgacggtttttcttcttttttgtgCTTTTCTGCATGCCTGCGTTTCTACCAGTTAAAAATCGGAACAAAAAGcacaaaaaacaagaaaaaacctcaaaatcacAAGAGGGTAGAGGACTCTGTGACTTTGGAATGTTACACTGGATCCATTGGTTCAATGGAATGTTACGCCAGGTCGTTTCAAAAATCAAGTCTGAAAGCGGACTAAATAACGCACTCTTGTTGTTGTCGGTGATTTAAGGCGGATTGTACTGTGTTTTGCAGTGTTAAGCCCAGACAAGGAGTTTTTTTAGTGGTCGTTGATAAATTGTAAAACGAGCTATAATCTGTAAATTCTATCTAAAACGTCCCAAACGACCCATAAACGAGCATAAACGGGCCAAAACTAACCAAAACCAACCAAAAACTAGCCAAAACAAGCCAGGAATTGACTCCAATGTCTTCGACGGGCACACACTCACACTCCGCATACAGACACCATGCACCAGTGCACTGTGTTCAGCCATATTTGAGACATATTTTGGCCGAGGGCGCACTGTATAGAAGTACACACATGCACTTGTCCATACAGCCCCCGTAGCCATGTCCACTATCAATTACTACCTTGTCCGATagatattatttattaataataataatttgtaatttcttactatgtaatgtaatgaataAATCTTTATattaatcaataaattaatcaatcCATCAACCTTTATTGCacaacaacatgccatagcaagtacggtaaagtgaatacaatacagtcatttagccaactgctagACGAAAGTGatcaataattatttatttatcatgtgaacatgatttattttgttttgtaaatgttatatatattatagatatTGTTAGCCATATTTAGCCAACTGACATGGAGGGCGCTGTCCGGCCTAATGTAGACAGTCTGAAACATGGCCATAAAAAACATGTTGATGAACGAATTTGGCCTTATTTTTGAGTAGCCATGTCATAGTTTTGATGGAAATTGTACGCATTTTTCCAAAACTGAAAGAGTCATTGTTGATGCCTTAGTATCCCTTTAGGGAATGGCTAAGGACACCCCCTGGTCACACTTTATATAGTCTTGTATTTCACCAGGTATATACCATCAAAGTTCTTAACATACGGTATTGAACTAATAAACTATAGTAATATGACTTTTGCTGTACTTATAATGCATGTtgattatatttagaaagttAGTACAAAGAGAGCCATAATTTTTATAAACCTGAAGTATCACCAGctttgccatttttttcatcaaataatcaaaGTTATATTCAATAATAATTTGTCAATtataaaagacattgtatctgttggTAAGTAGCCAATGTTATCCATAAGTGATGTAGTGTGACAGCTTGGTTTTCGATCTGTTGCCATGTTCAAATTGTACTAGTAGTAACtgtagtatcatttttcgatcagacaaccacaatatattaaaataccaataatcagacaCTGTACATGATAATTTGTAGTTGATATTAGCCATAAGTAGTACATAACcgggttgaaatcatgatcgccATCAACCTGATATAcaattgaattttatttatctatctacaGCTACAACCAAATGTGTTTCCCACAAAAAATATACCCCACAATAGTAGTGTGTTGTAATGTAAAGACAGCAGATAGTCGTGAAGTTACCACACTTTATAGATAATATGGCAAATTGCATTGTTTCCTTACTTTTAATTTATGTTGGTTGAGAGATGTTTAACATGGTAAATAAATCAGTGTATAAGGAACAGATTTGTTGTAGTTTGGTTTTGTCTTTAAATGCAGTGTTATACAACCTCAACAATGATGATATTTGCAGTTGTATGCAGGATAAAGAGCTTGAAGCCCATCAACCACAACTCTACCCATGCATGACTGGAAGTGTGTCAATGTTACGCCTATATTTAAGAAAGGTTGTAAATGGTTAGCCAGCAATTACCGACCAATCAGCCTTACAAGTGTTGTCTGTAAAATAATGGAAACCTCGATAAGGAATTCTATTGTGAAATATATGAACAGTAATAACTTGTTTAGTGATCAAAAGTTTGGTTTCATCAGTGGTCGTCGTACTGTATTACAATAAATCATATATTAATAGTTTATAACCATAATGGCAGAACAGTAAATAGAGTGACAATACAGATCTAGATGTTTGGAAACTGAAACATGTTCAGTTGATATGTCTtaaacatattaatattatcattgttattattcCTCTTATTATGTTttaccaaattttatttttttccatgttttatgtTAAATTTGGTACAAATGCATATTAAGGTAGTTttgattaccatggcaacacatgtTCATAAAATGATCCCATTTTTGAACTCGGCATGACAAACTACTACAAGTAGGGTggttaattttcaaataaactttattattattaaaaatattatatattatttaattatatattatatactatttaattattattattattatcattaaacaAGACTCACTTCTCATCTTTATTCATTCAAACCACACACTAAATTTAGaaaaatgtatacacatatgtgTGGAGTCGAGGCAGTGCTTCTATACAgttctatatttatttatttgcacatttgacctgatgataaacttcctcttggaaagtttcttgttgatgtaaacagtcctccagcagttggctaaatgactgtattgtattcactttaccACGCTTGGTATGGCATGTTGCtgtgcaataaagattgattgattgattgattgattgattaattgattgattgattgattgatataattatttatttattatattatattatattatatagtaagaaattacaaattattattatagataaataaaatCTACCGGACAAGGTAGTAATTAATAGTGGACAGGGGTCTGTATGTATAAGTATTTGCTATTCATATTAGTACCAAAGTGCATGTGTGTACTTCTATACAATGCGCCCTCAGTCGGCCAAAATATGTCTCAAATATGGCTGAACACAGTGCAAAGACCAATGCACACACTTTAATATTAACTCCAGTAGAGAATTGCTAAACCTGTCCATGTCAAACACTGAGTCAACATTTGACACCTAAAGGGTATAAAAAGCctgacacgacgtatcttactgTCTATAAAACATGCCGAATGATTGGAAACAAAAGAAGATGACTGCCTTTATCTTCAGTCTAATGCTCGTGTCCGTATTGTGCATTTTTTACGTGGGCAGGACAAAGATAATAATAAGTCCAGAGTTCTCGAAAGTAAGTAGATATTTTTTGTAACAgctactacatgtaaatgttgccTGATACAGACTCGTTGcatgaacagaacattgctgtAAATAGCACTGTATTTATATTTCTCATTTGAAATGGCTATTCTATACTCTATACAGCCATGTAGGAAGTAGTTTGTTACCTTTTCAATTATCAATTAAATGCAAACATTGATCTACCCTCAGGATTATTTATTTCCTTAGGAATATTTTTGAAACCATAGCAGAAATGGAATGCTATTTCGATAAACACAAACTTTGATCTACCGTCAGGATTATTTATTTCCTCATTTAAAACACTTCTTGAAACCATAGAAGAAACGGATTGCTATATCATGGACGCCTAGCCAGATACCACCAATGTACCAATAAATAATCACATCACATTGTTAAAATGAACTACAACTtaataatacacaaataaatatactaATTCATCTACAACTTGCCGCAAACTGTTCTTATAGTCACGTAATGTGTACTACTCGTTCGCAAAAAACTATAGTTTCTACTTATATCAATGTGGTTGTCGTTAATAAACTACAGGGGTTGTATAAGGTGGACGTGTACAGACACTTATCAGGCTATTAAACAGTGGGGTGTTTGTTCTAGAGCCCctaaaattattatattatctgTATACTGTGAAGGCAAACACTTGGTTAGATTGTACTGTACAGAAGGGTTGAAACTGTTGCCATTTTGTCAAGGCCTCCACAGAATACTGTGCTGCTAAACCACAGATCAATGACAGGACTGGAGAAACAGAAGTGGCCGGcgtgttaacagtgacatatgaTCGACGAGCGTAATTTGAAGTGCAGTTTTAAAATAGTATTGCATTTATTATGCTAGAACAAATTTCTGAATTAAAAAGACCATATTACATATCCAAACTAGTAAAGCGATGTAGAGTGATGTCATTGACACttgatataaaataatgttcAAAAGCCAAGATTTCTCATGAAGTTGGCTACTGATTTTAGTAAAAGTTGAATGATCAAGTTTCAAGAGCATTTACGTGTAAAACTAAAACCAAGGTACTAGAACTAGAAAACTGCTTTTTTTAAATCTCCTGTTTGGCTAGGGCCATAGCGTACATGTGATTCTTATGTTGGTAGCATTTTAATCTACGCATCTGAGGTATGGGGAACACACAAAGGTCATAGTGtacctgtatacctgtataATGTAGAAAGAGTACAGTTAgatttttgtaaacaaattctTGGTGTGAAGAAGTCTGCATGTAATACGATAGTGTATCAGGAGCTTGGTCTCTGTCCCCTGAAATATATTAGCATATATTGTATGGAggttgttatgtatgtatgtatgtatgtatgtatgtatgtatgtatgtatgtatgtatgtatgatagaGTTCAAATTCATAATTCAATGAATTGGTTATTCCATATTAAGCAGGAATTATTGACTTTGGGATTTAGGTAACATTTGGTTTAATCAGTGTCTTGGTAACAAGTACCTTGTTGTTATAAAGCAAAACATTCTCGATCACACTAAGCAACATCTTTTAGCACAAATTGGAGCGTCACCaaaatgtttattgtacaaACATCTgaattatgtattttgtatacaaTATTATTTATGTAAGCCAATTCCAAGTTTAGTAAGAAATTGCTTTCAAAGTATCGAATGTCACCTACTTGACAATAGAAACTGGACGCTACCGTGGTAGGTTAAACATGTGAGGAACCAGACTCTGTGAGGAACTGTACATACTGAGTTTCATCAGTCTAGTGGAGGTGTGACGAACTGTGCATACCGAGTTTCATCAGTCTAGTGGAGGTGTGAGGAACTGTGCATACCGAGTTTCATCAGTCTAGTGGAGGTGTGAGGAACTGTGCATACCGAGTTTCATCAGTCTAGTGGAGATGTGAGGAACTGTACATACCGAGTTTCATCAGTCTAGTGGAGGTGTGAGGAACTGTGCATACCGAGTTTCATCAGTCTAGTGGAGGTGTGAGGAACTGTGCATACCGAGTTTCATCAGTCTAGTGGAGGTGTGAGGAACTGTGCATACCGAGTTTCAtcagtggagggtctatggtttcatCAGAAGAAGGTGGAAACAGAGGAGGCTGAAAGGCGGGGTGCCTGTTAAATGCCATGTTACATCTGTGAAACACAAAGCCCACATTTTAGCTCTAAACTTCTCTCTAAATTCGTATCGTTTTAGTTTTTTAATTTAGTTTTCTGTGCAAAGTTGCCTTAGGTTGACCATACAACAGTCAAGGCAGGTCTGTCCTGATCGACCTGACGTGCAATCGGTCAGCAAATCGGTGTCAACATTTGTACAGAAACAAAAGACACCAGAGAAGGAccaatataaaatatacatcttTTTAAAGATATACACAAAACTTTATTGGGTTTAATGTAGTTGCTTTAAATACTAATTGATTGAACTTGATAGGAGAGGGTATCTTACTAACGTATAAAAAGCACATGATGGTGTCAAAGGTTATTGTTATAATTAATGGCGTCTTCCACGAGGTTCTAAAAAGTACTGTGAATACACTTGCATGCCAAATTTTAGCTCATAAACTTAAACGATGAAGTTATCAAAAACGTCTATATACCTGCCACTACTGAAATTCagattttcatgaaaataaccAAGATATAATGCATGCCAAAACCCAAAGTCGAAAATCGAGGGGAATGGAGAACAGTAAGCCAAGAAGGGTGCATATGGCTTATGGTATTTGGCAAAATATGTTACAGGAATCTCATCCCAAattatcaaagacaaatatgaCAACAGAGAAGACCACAGTCGGTACATATGCCCtaacatttttcattcattcaggGCTACCTTGTTTCGTTTCATTTCGTTTCGTTTCatttgtttcgtttcgtttcgtttcgtttcgtttcgttggTATTCAACGAAATGAcacgaaacaaaacaaaatgaaacgaAACGAAAAATGTTAGGGCATATGTACCTATTGTTAATCCCATTGGTAATAAGCAAATTAGGTCtacaaatctcaattttggtcaaaaacttatatctcaaaaactacatatggtatggggttgaaacttggtgaggaTGTtcctggaggtgttattctgcagttaatGTTTGAAACTCACCAGTgtaaccatgaccacgtccttagcaacaatgaaatgatgatgcatattacaaaaataacaatagggatgggtaggcaagtaaataaatatttttcaattgtaggcaaatatgcctagcaacaagaccacgcccatagtaacagccaaacaattaagtatattgtaaagatattaACAGACATTAATTAGCAAgggaataaacattcaaaaaatgtttgcaaatacacctagcaacaagactatgcccATAACAACAAATGAATGGTGGTACCTATTGCAAGGAcaatagcagtaatcaatagacaagtgaataaacattcataaaatgtatgcaaatatgactaGCAATGAGAGTATGTCatggcaacagtcaaatgatagcatatatatGGTAaagtgccaagtgttattaaacCAATTTAATTTCCCCATGTGTAACAGGTTCCACACCATCCCCACTAACTATCATGAGGGATGCTGATATAGCATATGTTACAAGCCTCCTAAGAATGAAAGcgaattttttcatttttcagttgccttgttttgtttcgtttcgtttcgtttcttTTCGCTGAATACCATAAAcctcgtttcgtttcgtttcatttcatttcataccaTTTCATACCATAAGCCGCTGAAAGGTTCACACATGACACCCATGTGACCGTTGCTCAATACGCTGATAATCTTTAGGTGAGTACTTTATGCTTTTATCCGTTTTCTTACCATTTACGCCATCAGTCTTTCGTTCAGACGATCAGTATTTTTAAAATGGCCATTACGAGTGTAATGCAACAAGGTAATCgtgttttcagtttttatagtGTGTCTAAAACGAACACAAACTTTGGCAATAGACAAGTCAATGTTATCGATATCTACATTTCCGGGTTTTTCACCTCGGTCGTTTTAACACAGAATTATATTTATCCCGCTTTATAATGTGTATTGTCActaatttttgttgattttcgatgttttcaagatggcgacccATATAAGTACTCGAAGTCGCCTGAACGTTGACGGCTCTCCTCCTACTCCTACTCAATGTTTATTGACACTCGTGTCGTGCAGTGATCGTTAACACTAACTATCAGCATTTCCTCTTGTGTTGTTCTTTTCACTCGTTATGAAGACatgtttctgtttattttcagattcgttGCTGGCAAGACTACAAAGATCTACAAAGCACGGTAGTACTGTTCCAAATCTGGACTTTCTTCAAGTTTATCTCGAATAAAAACCCCTGTGTTGACTTCTATAAATTTGTCTTGTGTGATAAAAAGACGTGAATGTAATTTAACTTAAACCCCTTCCCTACCGTCTGAGGATAGCTATATGACTGATGTGGACACATGGAAAAGACATTAAAGAAATAATAGCTTACATCTTACAAACTTgtttaaaaaattaatgtacaacGGTCGACgtcatgtattacaaatttgtatgatagaaaatTGAGACCTCCAAGGCCTATTTTAGGTCTAGCTTATATATTCAGAAAACACTTAATACTACTTATTTTGGGATTTATGGCTATCGATGTAgagaatacccccccccccccctcttagCCACCATTGCTAACATACCACGCGATCGAAGTGTACACAATGGAGTTATCACAGTTGTttttttacccatcatgctctgtACCCCCCTCCAGCCTCCTCTGAGTTTCATTTTatacttacattgtaaatgttcaTTGTACAGGGAAATATGCGTCCGTTTCATACTATTAGAAAAAACCGCCTGTCTTCAAACTCATACAATTATTTTCCGCGTACATTAAGCAGATTTGTAATCTAGgcaaatatttaaaacatgCAGGAATTTTACATTCTCACTATCATacataacataatttttttagcGGTTCATTCTCCCGtacattatgtttttttttgttttgtttttctttcatcCACCACTATTTTCCTTGTGATGCATAGCTTATTTCTTTTATCATATTGTACTGATGAGCATAAATTGcttaaacattttaaagaattgAATTATATGTCTCTTTTTGTTATTCTAGATTCACACCAGCAGGCCTAAAACTTGGTCTTACCTGTTGAGCTCCAATACCACTATAACGATACATGATGAAATGGGAGATTCTAACAGACAAGGGCAGCAATTCGGTTTTCTGAAACCTCATAATAACTTTGTAGTGCCAAATATTGCACATATTATCTGGTTTACATGTCACCCTTTTCAATTTGAGAATCTCGTAAGTATTTTGAGTATACACAGAATTATGAGACCAGAGAAAATACTGTTTCATACCGACTGTGAACCGGTTGACCGTTGGTGGCAGCAGGCGAAGGACGAGATTTCCACTTTAGAAGTTCATAATATGACGAGGCCAATGACAGTCTTTGACAAGAAACTTAATCCAAAATGGCCTGAACACTCTGCTGACGTTGCTAGGTTACAGATCCTTATGGAATGGGGAGGAGTTTATTTTGATACAGATATCTTCGTTTTGGCACCACTTGAACCATTGCGTTACTATGACTACGTTGTTGGCAGACCTTCTAAAAACGTATTAAACAATGGAGTCATATTGGCAAGTAAGAAATCAAAGTTCTTGGACATATTTTACCAGAGTTACAAACAATACCATGCAACGTGTTACAGTTGTGATTCTGTACTAAATCACCACTCTCTTGCTATGAGGAATATTAATCTGGTACACATTGAACCGAATAGCATGATAAAACCACCGTACACAGAATGGAAAAGTCTTTTCTTGAAACATTATAATTGGAAGGAAGGACACTTCACTATTCATGTTTGGTTAAAGATGTTCCGTCAGCATGGAAACGAGAGCGTCATttttaatgatgaaaatatcaaaactgaAGACACGACATTTGGAGAAATGTgtcgatatatatattatggttCTCTAGACCCGATATCCTAGATTTGAAGTCGAACACACAACATCCGTCTTTCTGATGTATACTTCATATTGGAAACTGCTTCATATTAATTGCCCTAGTAATGATCCAGCGTTTGCTGATATGAGTTATCAGACATGGCTATGTATTAgatgacaaaataaacattcatgGCTATTTATCTGGAGGTAATAGGCACCTAGGGGGTCATGACCATTTACCTGTAGGTAATaaacacttaggagtcatgactATTTACCTGGAGGttataagcacttaggagtcatgaatatgcattgttcatccaatacatatgcatgtctctgctaactcccatgatgcaatgctgGACTAGTGCTAAGACAGTCACGTGCACTCACTGAATGCGAATTAAGGTTCAATTTGATACTTCTTGGCAATGGTGCAAAATTTATGAGTTTTAAAGTCATGAAATGACACAGAACCTAAAGTTTACCAAAATGTCTTAAGGGATTGTCTCAAGTAGTTATATATTTTCATGTTGTGAATTCCACTTTGTAAAGATTTTCCTTCTCGTACCATAGCTAAGAAATACAAGATTGAaatcaacaaacaaatatatacatgtacataataaagttaatgcaaaactaatcaaaaacaaataccaaattaggtgtaagagtGCTTTTACAAGTACTAATACTAGATATAGAGCGACAGtaactgttttgttaaatattttcaattgtgCAGGTTTCTGGGGACACtacagtcaaaatatttcatgtttgtgtgtttgttgtttgtgcattttttatattatatttgtgcaTTGCAGTAAAAAAAGCCCTCTTTCAAAACTGCTC
It includes:
- the LOC144445868 gene encoding uncharacterized protein LOC144445868; the protein is MENSKPRRVHMAYGIWQNMLQESHPKLSKTNMTTEKTTVDSLLARLQRSTKHGSTVPNLDFLQIHTSRPKTWSYLLSSNTTITIHDEMGDSNRQGQQFGFLKPHNNFVVPNIAHIIWFTCHPFQFENLVSILSIHRIMRPEKILFHTDCEPVDRWWQQAKDEISTLEVHNMTRPMTVFDKKLNPKWPEHSADVARLQILMEWGGVYFDTDIFVLAPLEPLRYYDYVVGRPSKNVLNNGVILASKKSKFLDIFYQSYKQYHATCYSCDSVLNHHSLAMRNINLVHIEPNSMIKPPYTEWKSLFLKHYNWKEGHFTIHVWLKMFRQHGNESVIFNDENIKTEDTTFGEMCRYIYYGSLDPIS